In Altererythrobacter rubellus, the following are encoded in one genomic region:
- the ftsY gene encoding signal recognition particle-docking protein FtsY, which yields MSEAEAPKKSWSERLFGGFRKTSDRLSENLTTVVSTAKLDDATLDDVEDALIMSDLGPSAAARIRERLREKRFGLEISERELKEAVAEEIAEILRPVAKPLEITAFPRPQVLLVIGVNGSGKTTTIAKLAHLLQEDDYGVMLAAGDTFRAAAIGQLATWAERVGVPIIRGPEGGDPASIVFDAVKAATDTGIDALIVDTAGRLQNKRELMDELAKIRKVLGRLNPEAPHDVILVLDATNGQNALAQIDVFKEVAGVTGLIMTKLDGTARGGVLVAAAEQYGLPIHAIGVGEKIDDLRPFDPDLVAKVIAGVA from the coding sequence ATGAGCGAGGCGGAAGCCCCGAAAAAGAGCTGGAGCGAGCGTCTGTTTGGCGGCTTTCGCAAAACCTCTGACCGGTTGAGCGAGAACCTGACCACAGTGGTTAGCACGGCCAAGCTGGACGATGCGACGCTGGACGATGTCGAAGACGCGCTGATTATGTCAGATCTCGGTCCGTCGGCAGCCGCACGCATTCGCGAGCGCTTGCGTGAAAAACGCTTCGGCCTTGAAATCAGCGAGCGCGAGTTGAAAGAAGCCGTAGCGGAGGAGATCGCAGAGATCCTGCGCCCAGTGGCCAAGCCGCTTGAGATCACAGCCTTCCCACGCCCGCAAGTGTTGCTGGTTATCGGCGTCAACGGGTCAGGCAAAACAACCACCATCGCCAAGCTCGCGCATCTGCTTCAGGAAGATGATTACGGCGTGATGCTGGCCGCAGGCGATACTTTCCGCGCCGCTGCGATCGGACAACTCGCCACATGGGCAGAGCGTGTGGGTGTGCCGATTATTCGCGGCCCCGAGGGCGGGGATCCGGCGAGCATCGTTTTTGACGCGGTCAAAGCCGCAACTGACACTGGTATTGATGCATTGATCGTCGACACTGCCGGGCGGCTCCAGAACAAACGCGAGCTGATGGATGAGCTTGCGAAGATCCGCAAAGTCCTCGGACGGCTCAATCCGGAAGCCCCGCATGATGTCATACTCGTGCTTGATGCCACCAACGGCCAGAACGCGCTCGCCCAAATCGACGTGTTCAAGGAAGTGGCTGGGGTGACGGGCCTCATCATGACCAAGCTCGATGGCACCGCGCGCGGCGGTGTGCTGGTCGCCGCAGCTGAGCAATACGGCCTGCCGATACATGCTATCGGCGTAGGCGAGAAAATTGACGATTTGCGTCCGTTCGATCCCGATCTGGTCGCCAAAGTTATTGCAGGGGTGGCGTAA
- a CDS encoding inner membrane-spanning protein YciB, which translates to MSEQRSAPAKKGSGWLNVLVDYGPLLVFLGVYRWNAPAEANPADEILAIIYGTMAFMAAAVVALITSKWRLGKVSPMLWFSTALIVGFGALTIFFGDPVFVQTKPTIIYGVLGVALLIGVWRGRALLQILLEAAFEGLTHEGWLKLSRNWGIFFLALAALNEGLRANLSFESWLWAKLWVFLPLTFLFTFSQIPMLLKNGLSLDDGDEDAETPPPAS; encoded by the coding sequence ATGTCCGAACAGAGAAGCGCGCCCGCCAAGAAGGGTTCTGGCTGGCTCAATGTCCTGGTCGATTATGGCCCACTGCTGGTGTTCCTTGGTGTCTATCGCTGGAATGCGCCTGCAGAGGCAAACCCGGCCGACGAAATTCTCGCGATCATCTACGGCACCATGGCCTTCATGGCCGCCGCCGTAGTGGCGCTGATCACTTCCAAATGGCGGCTTGGCAAAGTCTCCCCCATGCTGTGGTTTTCAACCGCGCTGATCGTGGGATTTGGCGCGCTGACGATATTCTTTGGCGATCCGGTGTTTGTCCAAACAAAGCCGACGATCATCTACGGCGTCTTGGGTGTCGCATTGCTGATCGGGGTCTGGCGCGGGCGGGCTCTGCTGCAGATATTGCTCGAAGCCGCCTTCGAAGGGCTGACCCATGAGGGCTGGCTTAAGCTTTCGCGCAATTGGGGCATTTTCTTCCTGGCTTTGGCAGCGCTAAACGAAGGATTGCGCGCAAATCTCAGCTTTGAAAGCTGGCTCTGGGCCAAGCTATGGGTGTTCTTACCTCTCACATTCCTGTTCACTTTCAGCCAGATACCCATGCTGCTCAAGAACGGGCTGTCATTGGATGATGGCGACGAAGACGCGGAAACTCCTCCACCAGCGAGTTAA
- a CDS encoding urate hydroxylase PuuD, translating to MAKLFGNLHLVLAIGLVSAFALMFGFADSVAIDGNSIGRWLHLFFGVLWIGLLYYFNFVQVPGMPKIADEHKPAVTKTIAPSALFFFRWAALLTVVTGLWIAMINGYMVNALTFAGNSYENLIGAGMWMALIMAFNVWFIIWPAQKKVLGIVEASADEKAAAAPRALIASRLNTLLSFPMMYAMVSANLG from the coding sequence ATGGCAAAACTTTTTGGAAATCTTCATCTGGTGCTGGCGATTGGTCTCGTCTCAGCATTCGCACTCATGTTCGGCTTTGCAGATTCGGTTGCGATTGACGGAAACTCGATCGGGCGTTGGCTGCACCTATTCTTCGGCGTGCTATGGATCGGCCTGCTGTACTATTTCAACTTCGTACAGGTACCCGGAATGCCCAAGATCGCGGACGAGCATAAGCCGGCTGTGACGAAGACAATCGCACCAAGCGCATTGTTCTTCTTCCGCTGGGCGGCTCTGCTGACCGTGGTGACCGGTCTGTGGATCGCGATGATCAATGGCTACATGGTCAACGCGTTGACCTTCGCCGGAAACTCGTACGAAAACCTGATCGGTGCCGGCATGTGGATGGCGCTGATCATGGCGTTCAACGTGTGGTTCATCATTTGGCCAGCGCAGAAGAAAGTGCTCGGCATTGTCGAGGCAAGCGCTGACGAGAAAGCCGCTGCTGCACCGCGCGCACTTATCGCCAGCCGTCTCAACACGCTGCTGTCATTCCCGATGATGTATGCGATGGTGAGCGCAAATCTGGGCTAA
- a CDS encoding potassium transporter Kup has translation MSEAAAPAHQPPTGGKSHSASKTALAVGAIGIVFGDIGTSPLYAFRETFAGTANIAIDRMHVLGVVSLIFWSMLLVVAIQYVTILMRADNKGQGGSLALVALLSRHIGKSSYGWLVVLLGVFATSLFYGDSMITPAISVLSAVEGLTVVDAGLQPFVIPIALGLLVFLFMLQARGTAKVGALFAPVMIVYFTVIAGLGGWQIVQNPDILWALNPYYAVMFFVTDGVVAFLALGAVVLAVTGSEALYSDMGHFGRGPMRLSWFGFVMPCLLLNYFGQGAMIAGLPPEQAAEVVRNPFFLLASEEWRLPLVILATVATFIASQAVISGAFSITHQAIQMGFMPRLNVRHTSETEGGQIYIPVVNWALMVAVIILVLTFQSSSALASAYGIAVTGAVTIDTLLMAVLLVGVWKWKWWYAGPVVALFLIVDGAYFAANLTKVPDGGWFPLMVGFIAFTLLTTWARGRKLMRAQMAEGGLPMEIFAKSAKNSAVRVPGTAIFMASSTNGVPSALLHNIKHNKVLHERVVILTVNIEEVPYVDPGERCEYHDIGDGFYRAILHYGFMEKTDVPAGLKQMEQCGGEFDMMQTSFFLSRQTLLPSDKPGMPIWREKIFAWMLRNSATAMDFFKLPTNRVVELGSQVEI, from the coding sequence ATGAGCGAAGCAGCAGCGCCAGCACATCAGCCACCAACGGGTGGAAAGTCACACAGTGCGTCCAAAACCGCGCTGGCTGTGGGCGCTATCGGTATCGTTTTTGGCGATATCGGTACCAGCCCGCTTTACGCCTTTCGTGAGACATTTGCCGGTACGGCCAATATTGCAATTGACCGGATGCATGTGCTGGGGGTCGTCAGCCTGATATTCTGGTCCATGCTGCTGGTTGTGGCGATCCAGTATGTCACCATCCTGATGCGGGCCGATAACAAGGGGCAGGGCGGTTCGCTCGCACTGGTCGCTTTGCTTTCGCGGCATATCGGCAAGTCAAGCTACGGCTGGTTGGTCGTTCTGCTTGGGGTGTTTGCGACATCGCTGTTCTACGGCGACAGTATGATTACGCCTGCGATCTCGGTCTTGTCAGCGGTCGAAGGTCTGACCGTGGTTGACGCTGGACTACAGCCGTTTGTTATCCCGATTGCGCTGGGTTTGCTGGTGTTCCTGTTCATGTTGCAAGCACGCGGGACCGCCAAGGTAGGCGCGCTGTTTGCGCCCGTTATGATCGTCTATTTCACGGTTATTGCCGGCCTGGGCGGATGGCAGATAGTCCAGAACCCCGACATTCTGTGGGCGCTCAACCCCTATTATGCGGTGATGTTTTTCGTGACAGACGGCGTGGTGGCGTTCCTGGCGCTTGGCGCGGTGGTGCTCGCGGTGACAGGCTCTGAAGCGCTCTATTCGGACATGGGCCATTTCGGGCGCGGTCCGATGCGCTTGAGCTGGTTCGGTTTTGTGATGCCGTGCCTGCTGCTCAACTACTTCGGGCAAGGCGCGATGATCGCAGGCTTGCCGCCTGAACAGGCCGCAGAAGTGGTGCGCAATCCGTTCTTCCTGCTCGCCAGCGAAGAATGGCGCTTGCCATTGGTGATCCTGGCAACTGTCGCCACCTTCATCGCCAGCCAGGCGGTTATCTCCGGTGCGTTCTCCATCACCCACCAGGCGATCCAGATGGGCTTCATGCCGCGTTTGAATGTGCGCCACACCAGCGAAACGGAAGGCGGCCAGATCTACATTCCGGTCGTGAACTGGGCGCTGATGGTGGCGGTTATCATCCTCGTGCTGACGTTCCAGAGTTCGTCCGCTCTCGCCAGCGCCTACGGTATTGCGGTGACCGGTGCAGTCACGATCGATACGCTGCTGATGGCGGTATTGCTGGTCGGGGTATGGAAATGGAAGTGGTGGTACGCGGGCCCCGTAGTCGCCCTGTTCCTGATCGTGGATGGTGCTTATTTCGCGGCAAACCTCACCAAAGTTCCCGATGGGGGCTGGTTCCCATTGATGGTCGGTTTCATTGCCTTTACGTTGCTGACGACCTGGGCGCGCGGGCGCAAGCTGATGCGCGCACAGATGGCCGAGGGCGGCCTGCCTATGGAGATCTTTGCCAAGTCAGCTAAGAACTCTGCGGTGCGGGTGCCTGGTACGGCGATCTTTATGGCCTCGAGCACCAACGGCGTACCGTCCGCGCTGCTGCACAATATCAAGCACAACAAGGTGCTACATGAACGCGTGGTGATCCTGACGGTCAATATCGAGGAAGTGCCCTATGTCGATCCGGGCGAACGCTGTGAATATCACGATATAGGTGACGGCTTCTATCGCGCCATCCTGCACTATGGTTTCATGGAGAAAACCGACGTTCCAGCGGGCTTGAAGCAGATGGAGCAGTGCGGCGGCGAGTTTGACATGATGCAGACGAGCTTCTTCTTGAGCCGGCAGACGCTGCTTCCGTCTGACAAGCCGGGCATGCCGATCTGGCGCGAGAAGATTTTTGCCTGGATGCTACGAAACTCGGCGACTGCGATGGATTTCTTCAAACTGCCCACCAACCGCGTGGTGGAGCTGGGTAGCCAGGTAGAGATTTAA
- a CDS encoding tetratricopeptide repeat protein, whose amino-acid sequence MLTAILVLRLPKQGWMLFAAVLIFGLAGYGTFGSPGKPAAPKAAGAEQMRSGEQLVQARRSLFDDGSPPPSHLVTSDGYARQGRYEEAAGFLRNAIKDYPNDAETWLALAIALVEHAEGQVTPPAIAAFSKAQEAFPEHPGAGYFLGMAFLRSGQPEDARRVWAELLERSPEDAPWRQDLEFRLAGLDQLIAQMDSMRRMMEAQDAAEQRAQVVEE is encoded by the coding sequence ATGTTGACTGCAATTCTGGTCTTGCGGCTGCCGAAGCAAGGTTGGATGTTGTTCGCGGCGGTGCTGATATTCGGCCTGGCCGGATATGGAACGTTCGGCTCTCCAGGAAAGCCCGCAGCACCCAAGGCGGCAGGCGCAGAGCAAATGCGCTCAGGCGAGCAACTGGTGCAAGCGCGGCGTAGCCTATTCGATGATGGTTCGCCGCCTCCGAGCCATCTGGTGACGTCAGATGGTTATGCGCGCCAAGGCCGGTATGAGGAAGCGGCTGGTTTCTTGCGCAATGCGATTAAGGATTATCCTAATGACGCAGAAACCTGGCTCGCATTGGCGATTGCTTTGGTCGAACATGCTGAGGGTCAGGTAACGCCGCCCGCAATTGCCGCGTTCAGCAAGGCGCAGGAAGCCTTCCCGGAGCATCCCGGCGCGGGCTATTTTCTGGGTATGGCGTTTCTGCGATCAGGACAGCCAGAAGATGCGCGGCGCGTGTGGGCCGAACTGCTGGAGCGCAGCCCGGAAGATGCGCCCTGGCGGCAAGATCTGGAGTTTCGCTTGGCCGGATTGGACCAGTTGATAGCGCAAATGGACAGCATGCGGCGTATGATGGAAGCGCAAGATGCCGCTGAACAACGCGCGCAGGTGGTCGAAGAGTAG
- a CDS encoding cytochrome c-type biogenesis protein: MKRVLPLLAIVSLSLPLAAQDDLPPAPYAYTQLEDPAQEAEAVALMESLRCLKCQSQSIADSDAPMAGDMRHQVRTRIAAGQEPEEIRQWLIDRYGDYVSYAPRVTSSTWPLFAIPLLLLLVAGAILWRRIGRKSVGGLDQILDEGDD, translated from the coding sequence GTGAAGCGCGTGCTGCCACTTCTCGCAATAGTCAGCCTTTCGCTGCCATTGGCGGCGCAGGATGACTTGCCGCCTGCGCCCTATGCCTACACACAGTTGGAAGACCCCGCGCAGGAAGCCGAGGCGGTCGCGCTGATGGAATCCCTGCGTTGCCTGAAATGCCAAAGCCAGTCGATTGCAGACAGCGATGCCCCAATGGCGGGCGATATGCGCCATCAGGTGCGCACACGAATCGCGGCGGGTCAGGAACCCGAAGAAATCCGCCAGTGGTTGATCGATCGCTATGGTGACTATGTCAGCTATGCGCCGCGTGTGACGAGTTCGACTTGGCCTTTGTTCGCAATCCCCCTGCTGCTCTTGCTAGTCGCAGGCGCAATTCTGTGGCGGCGGATCGGCCGTAAATCGGTCGGCGGACTGGACCAGATTCTCGACGAGGGCGATGATTGA
- a CDS encoding DsbE family thiol:disulfide interchange protein has product MRWTLWVPLMLFAFFVGVAGYQLFQPKDEFIPSTMIGRALPEFELPAASETRPGVTTADFKDGKPKLLNIWASWCLPCIAEAPHLESLKEEGVEIIGVAIRDKREDVDEFLATHGNPYTRIGADEISAVQLEIGSSGVPETFVIDGEGNIIHQHIGDVRARDVRRLLEILEDAS; this is encoded by the coding sequence ATGCGTTGGACATTATGGGTCCCGTTAATGCTGTTTGCGTTCTTCGTGGGCGTTGCGGGATATCAACTGTTTCAGCCCAAAGACGAATTCATTCCATCGACCATGATCGGGCGGGCCTTGCCAGAATTCGAGCTGCCAGCGGCGAGCGAGACCCGCCCTGGTGTGACCACTGCCGATTTCAAGGACGGAAAGCCCAAGCTTCTCAATATCTGGGCCAGTTGGTGCTTGCCGTGTATTGCGGAAGCTCCGCATCTGGAAAGCCTCAAGGAAGAAGGCGTCGAGATTATCGGTGTGGCCATTCGTGACAAGCGTGAAGACGTAGATGAATTTCTTGCGACCCACGGCAATCCATATACCCGCATTGGCGCAGATGAAATCTCCGCAGTACAACTCGAAATCGGTTCGTCCGGAGTGCCTGAGACCTTCGTGATAGACGGGGAAGGCAATATCATTCACCAGCACATTGGCGATGTTCGCGCGCGCGATGTCCGGCGATTGTTGGAAATCCTGGAGGACGCATCGTGA
- a CDS encoding heme lyase CcmF/NrfE family subunit encodes MSAELGLAALWMSAALAILQLVGGAIAQRNPDAPLAALVRPAAILQGFLAVFSFAMLLWVFAITDLSVKLVATNSHSMKPMMFKLSGAWGNHEGSMLLWVTVMALAGALIAWLERRLPEKTMLATLASQGFVAIGFYAFLLLSSNPFERLATPAVEGNGLNPLLQDIGLAFHPPTLYMGYVGLSVAFSFAVGALLTRQVNPEFARVMRPWVLGAWVFLTLGITAGSYWAYYELGWGGWWFWDPVENASLMPWLAATALLHSASVLAARDALRAWTIMLGVVAFSMSMLGTFLVRSGILTSVHAFAVDPERGSFILALLCLYIGGALLLFALRAGSVSEGQRFALVSREGALVFNNVMLSAILGIVLLGTLYPLLTEAFDVRVSVGPPYFNPVGAIFTIPMLAVMAVGPMLRWREDNIDRIKLPIAIVTVLVVTAALAIVLFTSDIGVLPLLGLAFAVGLGVASFMPLRGRNLLRVPLATWGMVIAHFGIAVALLGMASESAFTDEKLVAVAPGEATQLSGFTITLESVDPIAGPNWTAVEARITAQRGDGAPVVLNPQSRHFWAPVQQTTESALLTRWDGQLYAVVGAPSPDGRWQLRLWWKPLVTLIWYGGLLIALGGTLSIIGRLSSDIRRRQRLAREADERADMAALRVENGAAPAGGPA; translated from the coding sequence ATGAGCGCTGAGCTTGGCCTAGCCGCACTGTGGATGTCCGCCGCGCTTGCGATCCTGCAGCTGGTGGGCGGAGCGATTGCGCAACGCAATCCGGATGCACCGTTGGCGGCCTTGGTCAGGCCGGCCGCGATCTTGCAGGGTTTCCTTGCAGTTTTTAGTTTTGCGATGCTGCTGTGGGTGTTCGCGATTACAGACCTGTCGGTAAAGCTGGTCGCGACCAATTCTCATTCTATGAAGCCGATGATGTTCAAGCTGTCTGGCGCTTGGGGTAATCACGAAGGCTCGATGCTGCTGTGGGTCACGGTCATGGCACTGGCAGGGGCTCTGATTGCGTGGCTGGAACGGCGCTTGCCTGAAAAGACCATGCTGGCAACGCTTGCCTCGCAAGGGTTTGTTGCCATTGGGTTTTATGCGTTTCTGTTGTTGAGTTCGAACCCGTTTGAGCGGCTCGCAACACCTGCCGTCGAGGGGAATGGACTAAATCCATTGTTGCAAGACATCGGCTTGGCTTTCCACCCACCTACGCTCTACATGGGCTATGTCGGACTGTCGGTCGCGTTCAGCTTTGCGGTGGGCGCGCTGCTGACACGTCAGGTAAACCCGGAATTTGCACGCGTAATGCGCCCATGGGTGCTGGGTGCGTGGGTGTTTCTCACCCTGGGTATCACAGCCGGATCATATTGGGCTTATTACGAGCTTGGCTGGGGTGGCTGGTGGTTCTGGGATCCGGTCGAGAACGCTTCACTAATGCCTTGGCTCGCTGCGACCGCTTTGCTGCATTCGGCCAGCGTTCTGGCCGCTCGCGATGCTTTACGTGCCTGGACGATCATGCTGGGCGTTGTGGCGTTCTCCATGTCGATGTTGGGTACATTTCTTGTGCGCTCGGGCATCCTGACCAGCGTTCATGCCTTCGCTGTCGATCCTGAACGCGGGTCATTTATCCTCGCTCTCTTGTGCCTTTACATCGGCGGTGCGTTGCTGCTGTTTGCCTTGCGCGCGGGCAGCGTTTCAGAGGGCCAGCGTTTCGCTCTGGTCAGCCGCGAGGGCGCACTGGTGTTCAACAATGTGATGCTGTCTGCGATCCTCGGAATTGTGTTGCTTGGGACGCTTTACCCGCTTCTTACGGAAGCATTTGATGTGCGTGTGTCTGTCGGCCCGCCCTATTTCAATCCGGTCGGCGCGATCTTCACCATTCCGATGCTGGCGGTGATGGCCGTTGGCCCGATGCTGCGCTGGCGCGAAGACAATATTGATCGCATCAAATTGCCGATCGCTATTGTCACGGTTCTTGTCGTTACGGCTGCACTGGCAATCGTGCTGTTCACATCCGATATCGGCGTACTGCCGCTGCTGGGTCTGGCGTTCGCTGTGGGCTTGGGCGTGGCGAGCTTCATGCCGTTGCGCGGGCGCAATCTCCTGCGCGTCCCCTTAGCGACATGGGGCATGGTCATTGCGCATTTCGGCATTGCAGTTGCCCTGCTGGGAATGGCGAGTGAAAGCGCATTTACGGATGAGAAGCTGGTTGCGGTCGCACCGGGCGAAGCGACACAGCTTTCAGGCTTCACCATCACATTGGAAAGTGTCGACCCGATCGCCGGGCCAAATTGGACAGCGGTGGAAGCGCGGATCACGGCGCAGCGCGGCGATGGAGCGCCTGTAGTTCTCAACCCTCAGTCGCGCCATTTCTGGGCACCTGTTCAGCAGACTACGGAAAGCGCGTTGCTGACGCGTTGGGATGGGCAGCTTTATGCGGTGGTGGGCGCGCCGTCTCCGGACGGAAGATGGCAATTGCGGCTGTGGTGGAAGCCGCTGGTCACGCTGATCTGGTACGGCGGGTTGCTGATTGCTTTGGGCGGTACGCTTTCAATCATCGGGCGTCTTTCCAGCGATATCCGGCGCCGCCAAAGGCTTGCCCGCGAAGCTGACGAGCGTGCCGATATGGCGGCGCTTCGCGTTGAAAATGGTGCGGCACCGGCAGGAGGGCCAGCGTAA
- the ccmE gene encoding cytochrome c maturation protein CcmE, whose translation MSGIKPKHQRLVLVSFAMVAIVAAGLLAAWALRNQANYFYLPDQMMADPPAVGQAVRLGGMVAEGSIEKQPDGITISFVVTDQGDARVPVMYKGILPDLFVENSGVVAEGSLDAKGVFIADNLLAKHDENYVPRELQEMSEHQNAYRPEDTVVD comes from the coding sequence ATGAGCGGCATCAAACCCAAACATCAGCGATTAGTGCTGGTGAGCTTTGCGATGGTGGCGATTGTCGCTGCCGGATTGCTCGCCGCATGGGCGCTGCGCAATCAAGCGAACTATTTCTATCTGCCTGACCAGATGATGGCTGACCCGCCCGCGGTCGGACAAGCCGTTCGGCTTGGCGGGATGGTCGCTGAAGGTTCGATCGAGAAGCAGCCTGATGGGATCACCATTTCATTTGTTGTGACTGACCAGGGCGACGCACGCGTTCCGGTAATGTACAAAGGCATTCTGCCCGACCTTTTCGTCGAAAATTCCGGAGTGGTCGCAGAGGGCAGTCTGGATGCCAAGGGCGTGTTCATTGCGGACAATTTGCTTGCCAAGCATGATGAGAACTACGTCCCGCGCGAGCTTCAGGAAATGTCCGAACATCAAAATGCCTACCGGCCCGAAGATACGGTGGTCGATTAA
- the ccmC gene encoding heme ABC transporter permease CcmC yields the protein MHGFANPTRFLKLAAWLTPLLLLSGLVMVAISLVWGLYYVPPDRLMGETVRILFIHVPSAWLGMGGWTAIAISSLVYLVWKHPLAAISARAAAVPGMVFTAICLATGSIWGRPTWGTWWEWDGRLTSMLVLLFLYFGYIALSQAVAREGVSPRIAAIFGLVGAINIPIINRSVVWWNSLHQPASISIGKSAIDPTFLVPLAFAVVGFSLLFGGVVLARMRALLADFQAEVRLRRMALEIA from the coding sequence ATGCACGGCTTTGCCAATCCGACCCGTTTTCTCAAGCTAGCAGCCTGGCTAACCCCGCTTTTGCTGCTGAGCGGGTTGGTCATGGTGGCAATCAGCCTGGTTTGGGGCTTGTACTATGTCCCGCCTGACCGCTTGATGGGCGAAACGGTGCGCATTCTATTCATCCACGTGCCGAGCGCCTGGCTCGGGATGGGTGGTTGGACGGCCATTGCAATTAGCAGCCTTGTCTATCTGGTCTGGAAGCATCCACTGGCCGCGATTTCAGCGCGCGCTGCGGCTGTCCCGGGAATGGTCTTCACGGCGATTTGTTTGGCCACCGGCTCGATATGGGGGCGCCCAACATGGGGTACGTGGTGGGAATGGGATGGTCGGCTTACCAGTATGCTAGTGCTGCTGTTTCTCTACTTCGGCTATATCGCGCTTTCGCAAGCCGTCGCGCGCGAGGGCGTGTCGCCGAGAATTGCCGCGATCTTCGGGCTTGTCGGCGCGATCAATATTCCGATTATCAATCGCTCGGTCGTGTGGTGGAACTCGCTGCATCAACCTGCGAGCATTTCCATCGGGAAAAGCGCGATTGATCCCACGTTTCTTGTGCCTTTGGCGTTCGCAGTGGTGGGCTTCTCGTTGTTATTTGGCGGCGTGGTGCTGGCGCGGATGCGCGCATTGCTGGCAGACTTTCAAGCCGAAGTCCGCCTTCGACGCATGGCGCTGGAGATTGCGTAA
- a CDS encoding Leu/Phe/Val dehydrogenase: MTAFWNESDFDDHEQVVFVRDAASGLSGIIAIHSTHLGPAAGGTRFWHYADPASGMRDALRLSRGMSYKNAMAGLPAGGGKAVILADANRTKTPEMLAAFARAVEGLGGKYITAQDVGMSQDDMVSLSQHTSHVAGLPGQGGDPGPYTARGVYLGIKAAAKRALGTDDLKGVRVAVQGVGSVGGGMARYLAEDGAQLILSDVNHGRAAALAEELGATIAGTDEILGIEADIVSPNALGAILNERSIDGLKAKVVAGGANNQLATGTEGKLLQERGILYAPDYVINAGGIINVLRHIDNAGDGEINARIDRIPHRLEQVWQESESTGETPDVVADKMAQRLIGR; this comes from the coding sequence ATGACGGCTTTCTGGAATGAATCCGATTTTGATGATCACGAACAAGTTGTGTTCGTGCGCGACGCAGCATCGGGCCTGTCCGGTATTATTGCCATTCACTCGACACATCTTGGCCCGGCGGCGGGCGGCACGCGGTTCTGGCACTATGCCGATCCTGCCTCTGGCATGCGCGATGCGCTGCGCCTCAGCCGCGGTATGAGCTATAAGAACGCTATGGCCGGCCTACCTGCCGGTGGCGGTAAAGCCGTGATCCTGGCTGATGCCAACCGCACCAAGACGCCGGAAATGTTGGCAGCATTTGCGCGCGCGGTGGAAGGTCTGGGCGGAAAATACATTACCGCGCAAGATGTCGGCATGTCTCAGGATGACATGGTCAGCCTGTCTCAGCACACATCGCACGTGGCGGGCCTTCCCGGCCAGGGCGGCGATCCGGGGCCATATACAGCCCGCGGAGTGTATTTGGGCATCAAAGCAGCGGCAAAGCGCGCGCTTGGTACAGATGACCTCAAAGGGGTGCGTGTCGCCGTTCAAGGGGTAGGTAGCGTTGGCGGCGGAATGGCGCGTTATCTTGCGGAAGACGGCGCGCAGTTGATTCTTTCGGACGTGAATCACGGCCGCGCTGCCGCTCTGGCAGAGGAGCTTGGCGCAACTATAGCGGGCACTGACGAGATCCTTGGCATAGAAGCCGATATCGTCAGCCCGAACGCTTTGGGAGCGATCCTGAACGAGCGATCTATCGATGGGCTCAAGGCCAAAGTCGTTGCAGGCGGTGCTAACAATCAGTTGGCGACAGGAACCGAAGGAAAGCTGCTGCAAGAGCGCGGTATCCTCTACGCGCCCGATTATGTCATCAACGCAGGTGGGATCATCAACGTTCTGCGCCACATCGACAACGCCGGTGATGGCGAGATCAATGCACGGATTGATCGCATCCCCCACCGCCTTGAACAAGTGTGGCAAGAGAGCGAGAGCACTGGCGAAACGCCGGACGTGGTGGCGGACAAGATGGCGCAGCGCTTGATCGGGCGTTGA
- a CDS encoding prolyl hydroxylase family protein, with protein sequence MAGPGESSTDRLLAKAGMQRAPSAKIELFQCRDFLSAELCEELIALIDAGRRPSTIADDNGDSYFRTSETCDLSASEPAVQRLEAMLLELNGIDPAHGEPVQGQRYAVGQEFKAHTDYFAPDGLDFHKFCSVAGQRTWTFMIYLNEVVAGGATRFKTVGKTFQPEAGKLLCWNNRRPDGSVNPNTLHHGMKVRKGVKYVITKWYREKEWG encoded by the coding sequence ATGGCGGGACCGGGCGAATCTTCTACCGATCGACTCTTGGCAAAGGCGGGCATGCAGCGCGCGCCCTCCGCCAAGATAGAGCTGTTTCAGTGCCGGGACTTTCTTTCCGCTGAGCTGTGCGAAGAGCTGATCGCACTGATAGATGCAGGCCGCCGTCCCAGCACCATCGCTGACGATAATGGTGACAGCTATTTCCGCACCAGTGAGACTTGTGATCTTTCAGCGAGCGAACCTGCGGTGCAACGGTTGGAAGCCATGCTGTTAGAGTTGAACGGCATCGATCCTGCGCATGGAGAGCCGGTACAAGGCCAACGCTATGCCGTGGGACAGGAATTTAAAGCACATACTGACTATTTCGCGCCCGACGGTCTGGACTTTCACAAGTTCTGTTCAGTCGCCGGGCAAAGAACCTGGACTTTCATGATCTATCTCAATGAAGTCGTCGCCGGAGGAGCTACACGCTTCAAGACGGTAGGCAAAACATTTCAGCCGGAGGCAGGCAAACTGCTCTGCTGGAATAACCGCCGCCCGGACGGCAGCGTGAACCCGAATACGCTCCATCACGGTATGAAAGTCCGCAAGGGCGTGAAATATGTGATAACCAAATGGTATCGGGAGAAGGAGTGGGGTTAG